Genomic window (Escherichia fergusonii ATCC 35469):
AACCCGTCTTTTCAGTGAGCGCAAAACGGTATAACCGTAAGGGTGGGCATTATGGAGATGTACTTTAAAAGAATGAAAGATGAGTGGGTCGCGTTGGTTGAAAGAACTGACCCGGAAATCCGAATAAAAGCATCGGAAATTGCCACCGCTCACGCGCTGACCTTGAGTCATGAATTTTACCGTATCGTTCGGGCAGATCCCCACGCCGAAGAGTTTCTCAGTAATGAACAGGTTGAAAGACAACTGAAATCGGCGATGGAAAAATGGATCATTAACGTATTATCAGGCGGTGTAGAAGATATTGAACGTCTGATACAAATTCAGCATACCGTAGCCGAAGTCCATGCCCGAATTGGTATTCCGGTGGAATTAGTCGAAATGGGATTTCGGGTACTGAAAAAATTGCTCTACCCGGTGATAAACGCCACCGACTACGGCTCAATGGAAAAGCTCCATATCTATCACTTTTCTATAAATAGTATTGATTTGGCCATGGAAGTAATGTCGCGCGCATTTTCGTTTAGTGACAGCAGTGCCGCGAAAGAGGATGAAAACTATCGCATATTTTCACTACTGGAAAACGCAGAAGAAGAGAAAGAGCGCCAAATTGGTGCACTGTTGGCCTGGGAGATCGATATCATTTATAAGGTACTACTGGATGCAGATCTGGGAAGCAGTTTGCCCCTGAGTCAGGCTGACTTTGGTTTGTGGTTTAACCATAAAGGCCGCCATTATTTTAGTGGTATTGCCGAAGTCGGTCATATTTCTCGCCTGATTCAGGATTTTGACGGTGTGTTTAATCACACACTAAATAACCCTAAAAATTTGAGTAACAGAAGCCTGCGGGTGAAATTTTTATTACAAATCAGAAATACTGTTTCGCAAATTATTACTTTGCTACGCGAGCTATTTGAAGAGGTTTCAAAACATGAAGTTGGCATGGATGTGCTAACAAAGTTACTTAATCGTCGCTTTTTGCCAACCATTTTTAAACGGGAAATAGCCCACGCTAATCGTGTGTCTACCCCGCTTTCGACATTAATCATTGACGTCGATAAATTTAAAGAAATAAATGATACGTGGGGCCATAACACGGGGGATGAGATTTTACGCAAAGTCTCTCAGGCCTTTTATGACAATGTCCGCAGTAGTGATTATGTGTTTCGTTACGGTGGCGACGAGTTTGTTATTGTCCTTACCGAAGCCAGCGAAAATGACACCCTGCGTATTGCCGAGCGCATTCGTAGCCGGGTAGAAAAAACGAAACTGAAAGCGGCCAATGGTGACGATATTCCCCTCTCATTATCAATAGGGGCCGCGATGTTTAATGGTCACCCGGATTATGAACGCTTAATCCAGATGGCGGATGAAGCGCTGTATATTGCAAAAAGGCGAGGTAGAAATCGTGTTGAACTATGGAAAGCAAGTCTTTAAATACCATCGGATGCAGAGGTAATCATGAAACTGACCGATGCAGAAAATAGTGATGACGGCATTTTCTTTCCCGCCCTTGAACAAAATATGATGGGCGCGGTGCTGATCAATGAAAACGATGAGGTGCTGTTCTTTAACCCGGCGGCGGAAAAATTATGGGGATACACGCGGGAAGAAGTCATCGGCAATAATATTTCCATGTTGATTCCCCAGGATTTGCGCCCTGCCCATCCTGATTACATTCGCCATAATCGTGAAGGTGGTAAGCCTCGCGTTGAAGGAATGAGCCGTGAACTGCAACTGGAAAAAAAAGATGGCAGCAAAATCTGGACACGTTTCGCCCTGTCAAAAGTGACTGCTGCCGGAAAAATCTTCTACCTGGCATTAGTCAGAGATGCCAGTGTCGAAGTGGCGCAAAAAGAGCAGACACGCCTGCTGATTATCGCCGTTGACCATCTTGATCGTCCGGTGATCGTGCTCGATCCCGAGCGCCGTATAGTTCAGTGCAATCGTGCATTCACCGAAATGTTCGGTCACTGTGTAAGCGAAGCTGCGGGTAAACAACCCGATGAGCTGCTTAATATACCGGAACTCCCTTCCGACAATCGGTTACGGGTCAAACAATTACTCTGGAAATATGGCCGTGATCAGGATGAGTTTCTGATGCTAACTCGCGCCGGTGAGAAGATTTGGATCAAGGCCTCTATAAGCCCGGTATACGATAAAATGTCGGTGCTGCAAAACCTGGTGATGACCTTTTCTGATATCACCGAAGAACGGCAAATTCGCCAACTGGAAGGAAATATTCTTGCCGCTATGTGCAGCAGTCCGCCGTTTCATGAAATGGGCGAGATTATTTGCCGCAATATTGAATCGATTCTACGAAATACCCACGTCTCACTCTATGCTTTGCGTAATAGCGTGCCGTTGCACTGGGCCTCGTCTTCCCGTGACATTGATACCACAAATGCTAAAGTCTGGTCTCTAACCATTCGCCAGCGTGACGGTGCGCCAGCCGGAACACTCCTGATTAAAACCATTGCAGGTCAGGAAACCAGTGGATTTATTGAGCGTGTAGCTGATATCAGCCAACACCTGGCAGCTCTGGCGCTGGAACAAGAAAAAAGCCGACAACATATTGAACAACTTATCCAGTTTGATCCGTTAACGGGATTGCCTAATCGCAATAACCTGCACAGTTATCTCGACGAACTGGTCGGCAAAGATATTTCCCCTGTCGTTTATCTCATAAGTATTGATAACTTACAGGATGTGATCGACAGCCTTGGTTATGCCTGGGCCGATCAGGCGGTGCTCGAGGTAGTTCATCGTATCCGGGATAAACTCAAACCAGACCAGTATTTGTGCCGGGTAGAAGGCATTCAGTTTGTGCTGGTCAGCCAGGAAAATGACGTCAGCACGATTACACAAATGGCGGATGAACTAAAAAGCATCTCCAGCCCGCCTGTTCTTATCGACGATAAAGTATTCCCCCTCACTCTTAGCATTGGTATCAGCTACGATGTCGGCAAAAACCGCGATTACTTACTCTCGACCGCACATAACGCGATGGACTTTATTCGCAAAAACGGCGGTAACAGCTGGCAATTCTTTAACCCGGCAATGAATCAGATGGTAAAAGAACGGTTGATTCTTGGCGCTGCGTTAAAAGAAGCCATTGCCAATAATCAGTTGCGCCTTGTCTACCAGCCACAAATCTACTCAGAGACAGGCGAACTGTATGGTTTTGAAGCGTTGGCCCGCTGGAACGATCCACAACACGGTAATGTTCCGCCATCACGTTTTATTCCACTGGCCGAGGAAATTGGCGAAATTGAAAATATCGGTCGCTGGGTGGTACGTGAGGCCTGTAGACAACTGGCAGAGTGGCGCAGCCTTGCGCTTAATATTCCAACATTATCAGTTAACTTATCAGCATTACATTTTCGCAGCAGCCAGTTGCCAAATCAGGTATCAGAAGCCATGGAGGAATTTGCCATACCCGGCGGTCAACTGACGGTAGAAATCACTGAAAGTATGATGATGGAACAGAATGAAGAGATTCTGAGCCGAATTCAGATCCTGCGTAATATGGGCGTTGGTTTGTCGGTAGATGACTTTGGTACGGGGTTTTCTGGCTTATCGCGTCTGGTAAGTTTGCCGGTTACTGAAATTAAAATCGACAAAAGCTTTGTTGATCGCTGTCTGAGTGAGAAACGGATTCGTTCGTTACTGGAAGCCATTACCAGTATCGGGCAGCGGCTTAATCTTGAGGTCGTTGCTGAGGGTGTAGAGACCAAAGAGCAGTTTGAATTGTTACAGGAGATTCGTTGCCCGGTTATTCAGGGTTACTTTTTTTCCCGGCCCTTACCCGCCGAAGATATCCCTGGCTGGATGACTTCGGCGCTTCCTCTGCGTATCGACTCTTAGTACACCTTGCCCACAAAGGTGGGCAAGATATCGAAGATCAAATAAGCTAGCGGGTTCTTATTTATCACCGAAATGGATCACCGTACGAATCGATTTTCCTTGATGCATGAGGTCAAAGGCTTCGTTGATATTTTCCAGCGGCAGGCGATGCGTGATAAATGGATCAAGTTGAATTTTACCTGCCATCGCGTCTTCAACCATGCCGGGAAGTTGCGTACGACCTTTGACCCCACCAAAAGCTGAGCCACGCCATACACGCCCCGTCACCAACTGGAATGGTCGTGTTTTGATTTCCTGACCCGCGCCAGCCACGCCAATAATAATGCTCTCACCCCATCCTTTATGGCAGCACTCCAGCGCCGCGCGCATGACATTCACATTGCCAATACATTCAAAACTGAAATCGACGCCACCATCTGTCAGTTCAACAATCACATCCTGAATCGGTTTATCGTAATCACCAGGATTAATGAAATCTGTTGCGCCCATTTCAGCTGCCAGTTTGAACTTCTCAGGATTAGTATCTACTGCCAGTATCCGCCCGGCCTTTGCCTGCACGGCCCCCTGGATAACCGCCAGACCAATCCCCCCCAGGCCAAACACCGCAACGGTATCGCCTGCTTTCACTTTGGCTGTGTTATGTACAGCACCGATGCCTGTGGTAACGCCGCAGCCCAGCAAACAGACTTTATCCAGAGGGGCTTGCGGATTAACTTTAGCCAACGAGATTTCAGCGCAAACGGTATATTCACTGAAAGTACTGGTGCCCATATAGTGGTAAATCGGCTGACCATTGTAAGAAAAACGCGTCGTACCATCTGGCATCAACCCTTTTCCCTGAGTAGCGCGAACCGCCTGACACAGATTGGTCTTACCTGATTTACAGAATTTGCATTCTCCGCACTCTGCGGTATATAGCGGAATAACATGATCGCCAGGTTTAAGACTGGTAACGCCTTCCCCAACCTCAACCACAATTCCCCCGCCTTCATGCCCTAACACAGCCGGAAATACGCCTTCTGGATCATCCCCGGACAAAGTAAAAGCATCTGTATGACAAACGCCGGTATGGGTGATTTTAACCAGCACTTCACCTTTTTTTGGTGGTGCGACATCAATCTCAACGATAGAAAGTGGTTGGCCAGGGCCAAATGCAACTGCGGCACGTGATTTCATTTGTCTCTTCCCCATTATGCAAGGTGATATTTTATTTTAGATAAGTGCGTAGCAAGTGGCTGATTTCAGCCATCTTCACCGCGCGTTGATCGGGTGTTGTTTCACCGCCAACCAGTTCATCTTTCAGGTGGATCTCGATCATTTCGCCCATTAAGCCATTCGATGCACCGCGAACAGCCGCTATCTGCTGCAAAATTGCCAGGCACGGCTCGCCAGATTCGAGAGCCCTTTCCAGAGCATCAACTTGTCCACGTATACGACGCACTCGGGTCAGAATACGTTTCTTATCTTCAACTGAATGTGGCATATGCCCTCCTGATACTATAGGGGGTATAGTAACAATATTTTTACCATTCAGAAAACAAATGATTTCATTAAACAAACAAAAATAGTCAGCGGTTGAGAAAGTGATGAAATAAAAGGGAATTCGCTTAAATAACAAGCAATTAAACCGGTAATCACTTAATGATGGGTTTTATTTGTCATACAAATAAATATAATAGCGACTTCCGATGTAGACCCGTATGCTTCGCCTGCACCACGGGTCTGGTTAGGTGCAGGCGTTTTATTAGCGATCAGGTACGCTTACGCGGCATCATGCGTAGCAGCGTATTATCTTTCCAGAAGTAGTGATGCATCAACGCGGCAGCTGCGTGAAGGCCAATCACAAAATAACCAAGATTCGCCAGCGTTTCATGCCACTCTTTTAACATGTCAACGCGGTCAAAATTGGCTTGTGCGGCATAAGGCATCTCAATACCAAAGGCAAACCACGGATTCCCCCTGTTATACATCATCACCAGGCCAATAATCGGCAAGGCAATAAACAACAGATAAATCACCAGATGCCCCAGATGTGCCATTCCGGTTAGCATCGGCTTCGGTTTGGGCACAATTGGCGGCGCTGGATATTTCAGTCTGATCAGCAGTCTCGCAACCATCAATACCAGAATCGATATGCCACAAGAAACATGGATCATATTGATGAGTGGGCGATCAATGCGGGGAAAAAATCCGCGAAACTCCATAGCGCTGTAGGCGACGATAACCAACAAAAACACCAGCCAGTGGATACCAATTTGCAGGCCTGAATACTTATTGCCCATAAACATTCCCAAAATAAATAAACAAAACGCTAACATAACCAGCTTTTATTAAAAATTCATTAATTATTCTCCCCAATGGTTCAGTCACTTGGTCTTTAGTGCTCATTGTGGCATTGCTCACCCAGCCATCATGGTCTATGCCTGGAAGGGAAAAATCCCCCTTCTCAATCCCGACAGGAGATCACCATGAGTAAGATTGGCATTAATGGTTTTGGTCGTATCGGTCGTCTGGTATTGCGTCGTTTACTGGAAGTGAAAAGCGATGTGGAAGTGGTCGCAATTAACGATCTCACCTCCCCTAAAATTCTCGCGTATCTGTTAAAACATGACTCTAACTATGGTCAGTTTCCATGGAGTGTTGATTTTACTGAAGATGCGTTAATTGTAGACGGCAAAGAAATTGCTGTTTACGCCGAAAAAGACGCAAGAAACATTCCCTGGAAAGCGAAAGGCGCAGACATCATCGTTGAATGCACTGGATTTTACACATCTGGCGAAAAATCGCAGGCGCATCTGGATGCGGGAGCGAAAAAAGTTCTTATTTCCGCGCCCGCTGGTGATATGAAAACCATTGTCTATCATGTCAATGAAGATACGCTGGCAGCCAGTGATACCATAATTTCTGTTGCCTCATGCACGACCAACTGCCTTGCTCCGATGGCAAAGGCCCTTCATGACAGCTTTGGTATTAAAGTGGGAACAATGACCACAATTCACGCTTATACCGGTACTCAGTCCTTAGTTGATGGGCCACGTGGTAAAGATTTACGTGCATCGAGAGCGGCGGCAGAAAATATCATTCCCCACACCACCGGTGCGGCAAAAGCGATTGGCCTGGTGATCCCAGAACTGAGTGGCAAATTGAAAGGTCACGCGCAACGCGTGCCAGTAAAAACGGGTTCCGTGACGGAACTGGTTTCACTTTTGAGCCAAAAAGTGACGGTAGAAGAAGTGAATGATGTTATGAAAAAAGCCACTACTCATAATGAGTCTTTTGGTTATACCGATGAGGATATTGTTTCTTCTGATGTGATTGGGTCACATTTTGGCTCAGTGTTTGACGCCACTCAGACAGAAGTCACGGAAGTTGGTGATCTACAACTGGTTAAAACCGTCGCCTGGTACGATAACGAATATGGATTCGTGACACAGCTGGTGCGTACTTTAGAAAAATTCATCAAGCTTTAAACCGAAAGCCGGGTAATAAAGAGCATTACCCGGCAAACAAGTTAGCCACTTAACGTAATGAACGGCTGTTTATCGCATCCATCAGTGTTTCATCGTGTTGTATCACTTGCCAGGCTGTCTCAACTTCGTGTGGAATTTCCACATGAACAATGAAATCACGTCCACGTGGGCCGTAGCCATTTTCATCATCATGCAAGCGTGGTAATTCTCCTGTTAGCAGCGACAGATAACGGTCGATCGTCCATATGCCACTATTCCCACCCACAAACTCGGGTCTGGTATTAACAAGCTGCAATTGCGGTATAAAGCCAGGGCAGCTCAACCAGCGTGGAGCGTCGGGGTTATCACCCGTTACACGGCGAAAAGTTGCCATAGTCCTCCGCTGCATGGTGGGATCCTGAACCACAATCGCCGTATGAATATTTTGCGCCGCCTGACTAATCAGCGCCACGCTAAAGCGGGCATTTTCACCACAGTTGGTCGACTGATCCTCTACCCAGATCTTTTCATGCGGAATTTGCCAGAACTGATGAGCAATGTCCGCCAGGATGCTTGCTTCTGCTCTTCCCGTGGTACGGATAGTGTTGTATTGGGGATGTTGCGCAATGGCGCTATAAAGGAAAGTCGTGGAATGGCCGATACCACCACTGATTAGTAAGGGAATTTGCTGATCCCTGGCAATTTTGCAGGCGGCGTCGATAGTCGGCATAACCGCATTGCCTGCAAGGATCACGCAATCGGCCTGATATGGCTCCTCTCCGGAGAAATCATCCTGCGCCAGCCACTGTCCGATAACATTTATGGCATCTATGGTTGCCGTCGAAAGCGTCGGAAACGGGGTATTGTTCATGGTTCCTCCTTATCGTTCCCTTAAGAATACTGCGTGAGATAATAATGAGAAGCGGAGCCATCTGAAAGGTAGTTGATGCTTTTTCTATCGTGCCATCGCGAACCAGACACTTGTTTAAGTCATACACTATTTGCGGAGAAACTGTTGATAAAACATCAATAACATAATGTTCTATCATTTTTAAATGATAAATAATCTGGTGTGATATTTATATAATATTCATTCTTATATTTCTCAATCAAGGGGAACATTTGGTATCCAGTGTATCGTCCTCATCAACCAGATGTGTTATAAGTACTTTACCTCGTTAATTTTAATATTACGAGTTACAGGACAAAACATCACTCGAATTTAGTCCAGTAACTCGTAGTAGCCAGAGTATACATACCCATTGATAAAATGTCTGGCAATAAATTAACCCGCTATACTCGCACTCGTCGGCCCTGTTTCAATACTACCCACAATATCAATAATGTGACCCCAGAACATATCATCATCGTTATAATATAATGAATAATCTCCATTATAATCCATAGTCAACTCAACAAGATTTATTCTGCTAACAAACATATCTTCTGTAATTTCTTCATCTTCTTCATCTTGAAGCCAGTCATTGGCCAATTCAGTTAATTGTTCTGCGGCATATTGCCTAAACTCTTGGTCCTTTTGCTGCATATTGTTGAATAAAAATCGCAGATTTTCAAAAACCTGTTCCCATGTACATCTATCATTCTTATCTACTTCCATAGAGACAGAAATATTCTGATCATTCCATTTCACTTCCCCGCTAAAATAGGAGTAGTCTTTATTAAGCACGAAAGTCCCAAATTGCTGCTCTTCAACAACAACCGGCTCGCGATATTCTTTCTGTATATTGAGTAGTTCCTCGCACTGAACATGATTTTCAAGGACTTCAAGGACATAAAATCGATTATAAAACTCGGTTAACTTCCCTTCCGGCGCAGTCCTGTCAATCAAGTCTCGTACTCTCA
Coding sequences:
- a CDS encoding diguanylate cyclase, translating into MEMYFKRMKDEWVALVERTDPEIRIKASEIATAHALTLSHEFYRIVRADPHAEEFLSNEQVERQLKSAMEKWIINVLSGGVEDIERLIQIQHTVAEVHARIGIPVELVEMGFRVLKKLLYPVINATDYGSMEKLHIYHFSINSIDLAMEVMSRAFSFSDSSAAKEDENYRIFSLLENAEEEKERQIGALLAWEIDIIYKVLLDADLGSSLPLSQADFGLWFNHKGRHYFSGIAEVGHISRLIQDFDGVFNHTLNNPKNLSNRSLRVKFLLQIRNTVSQIITLLRELFEEVSKHEVGMDVLTKLLNRRFLPTIFKREIAHANRVSTPLSTLIIDVDKFKEINDTWGHNTGDEILRKVSQAFYDNVRSSDYVFRYGGDEFVIVLTEASENDTLRIAERIRSRVEKTKLKAANGDDIPLSLSIGAAMFNGHPDYERLIQMADEALYIAKRRGRNRVELWKASL
- the dosP gene encoding oxygen-sensing cyclic-di-GMP phosphodiesterase DosP; this encodes MKLTDAENSDDGIFFPALEQNMMGAVLINENDEVLFFNPAAEKLWGYTREEVIGNNISMLIPQDLRPAHPDYIRHNREGGKPRVEGMSRELQLEKKDGSKIWTRFALSKVTAAGKIFYLALVRDASVEVAQKEQTRLLIIAVDHLDRPVIVLDPERRIVQCNRAFTEMFGHCVSEAAGKQPDELLNIPELPSDNRLRVKQLLWKYGRDQDEFLMLTRAGEKIWIKASISPVYDKMSVLQNLVMTFSDITEERQIRQLEGNILAAMCSSPPFHEMGEIICRNIESILRNTHVSLYALRNSVPLHWASSSRDIDTTNAKVWSLTIRQRDGAPAGTLLIKTIAGQETSGFIERVADISQHLAALALEQEKSRQHIEQLIQFDPLTGLPNRNNLHSYLDELVGKDISPVVYLISIDNLQDVIDSLGYAWADQAVLEVVHRIRDKLKPDQYLCRVEGIQFVLVSQENDVSTITQMADELKSISSPPVLIDDKVFPLTLSIGISYDVGKNRDYLLSTAHNAMDFIRKNGGNSWQFFNPAMNQMVKERLILGAALKEAIANNQLRLVYQPQIYSETGELYGFEALARWNDPQHGNVPPSRFIPLAEEIGEIENIGRWVVREACRQLAEWRSLALNIPTLSVNLSALHFRSSQLPNQVSEAMEEFAIPGGQLTVEITESMMMEQNEEILSRIQILRNMGVGLSVDDFGTGFSGLSRLVSLPVTEIKIDKSFVDRCLSEKRIRSLLEAITSIGQRLNLEVVAEGVETKEQFELLQEIRCPVIQGYFFSRPLPAEDIPGWMTSALPLRIDS
- a CDS encoding S-(hydroxymethyl)glutathione dehydrogenase/class III alcohol dehydrogenase; amino-acid sequence: MKSRAAVAFGPGQPLSIVEIDVAPPKKGEVLVKITHTGVCHTDAFTLSGDDPEGVFPAVLGHEGGGIVVEVGEGVTSLKPGDHVIPLYTAECGECKFCKSGKTNLCQAVRATQGKGLMPDGTTRFSYNGQPIYHYMGTSTFSEYTVCAEISLAKVNPQAPLDKVCLLGCGVTTGIGAVHNTAKVKAGDTVAVFGLGGIGLAVIQGAVQAKAGRILAVDTNPEKFKLAAEMGATDFINPGDYDKPIQDVIVELTDGGVDFSFECIGNVNVMRAALECCHKGWGESIIIGVAGAGQEIKTRPFQLVTGRVWRGSAFGGVKGRTQLPGMVEDAMAGKIQLDPFITHRLPLENINEAFDLMHQGKSIRTVIHFGDK
- a CDS encoding metal/formaldehyde-sensitive transcriptional repressor, with translation MPHSVEDKKRILTRVRRIRGQVDALERALESGEPCLAILQQIAAVRGASNGLMGEMIEIHLKDELVGGETTPDQRAVKMAEISHLLRTYLK
- the cybB gene encoding cytochrome b561 — translated: MGNKYSGLQIGIHWLVFLLVIVAYSAMEFRGFFPRIDRPLINMIHVSCGISILVLMVARLLIRLKYPAPPIVPKPKPMLTGMAHLGHLVIYLLFIALPIIGLVMMYNRGNPWFAFGIEMPYAAQANFDRVDMLKEWHETLANLGYFVIGLHAAAALMHHYFWKDNTLLRMMPRKRT
- the gap gene encoding type I glyceraldehyde-3-phosphate dehydrogenase; its protein translation is MSKIGINGFGRIGRLVLRRLLEVKSDVEVVAINDLTSPKILAYLLKHDSNYGQFPWSVDFTEDALIVDGKEIAVYAEKDARNIPWKAKGADIIVECTGFYTSGEKSQAHLDAGAKKVLISAPAGDMKTIVYHVNEDTLAASDTIISVASCTTNCLAPMAKALHDSFGIKVGTMTTIHAYTGTQSLVDGPRGKDLRASRAAAENIIPHTTGAAKAIGLVIPELSGKLKGHAQRVPVKTGSVTELVSLLSQKVTVEEVNDVMKKATTHNESFGYTDEDIVSSDVIGSHFGSVFDATQTEVTEVGDLQLVKTVAWYDNEYGFVTQLVRTLEKFIKL
- a CDS encoding YdcF family protein, with protein sequence MNNTPFPTLSTATIDAINVIGQWLAQDDFSGEEPYQADCVILAGNAVMPTIDAACKIARDQQIPLLISGGIGHSTTFLYSAIAQHPQYNTIRTTGRAEASILADIAHQFWQIPHEKIWVEDQSTNCGENARFSVALISQAAQNIHTAIVVQDPTMQRRTMATFRRVTGDNPDAPRWLSCPGFIPQLQLVNTRPEFVGGNSGIWTIDRYLSLLTGELPRLHDDENGYGPRGRDFIVHVEIPHEVETAWQVIQHDETLMDAINSRSLR
- a CDS encoding DUF2262 domain-containing protein, with the protein product MDLNSEEYKKFSHTFKDTEEEIIVLLSDAGGGAGMSGGDNYWTATQHILAWKSVTTGEIHVGDGRLNWLITEENKKIHGCAWPFNMQSGGIYRLRVRDLIDRTAPEGKLTEFYNRFYVLEVLENHVQCEELLNIQKEYREPVVVEEQQFGTFVLNKDYSYFSGEVKWNDQNISVSMEVDKNDRCTWEQVFENLRFLFNNMQQKDQEFRQYAAEQLTELANDWLQDEEDEEITEDMFVSRINLVELTMDYNGDYSLYYNDDDMFWGHIIDIVGSIETGPTSASIAG